In the Dictyostelium discoideum AX4 chromosome 6 chromosome, whole genome shotgun sequence genome, tttttttgtgtttatttgatttttttgtttttattttttttctcacctaaataaaaaaaaaataaaaaataaaataaaaaattaatgaaaaaggtCGAACACCGGTTGTAGGTTTTGTTGCATCtgtaaaatcaattatttattcttataatcaattattcATTCACAATCACCGGCctcatcaaattcatttaCATGACCCCATTAgatttcaatttgtttaatCAGATTATTTAGATATGTACATATCACAAAAAGGAATTCCAAAGGTGTATAACAAATCACCAGTACATCAATTATCTACATTactatcatttttataaacatTTTACCATTTACTCCCTTATTTCTGTGATATAGAATTTAGGTTACAATCAATTACGATAATCCATCATTATGAATTATAATTCCACGtctatatttaaattttaattttttaatatgaatttggattcttttttttttaaattttggttAGTTGGTTTGTAAGATTAAAaggaaattaataaactagAAGAtgtttagttttatttaattttttaatttcctcCTCTTAATCTAAGTGATAAATTGATTGTGGAACCCggttgaatttttaattctccTAAAGTACGACCATTCTCTAATTTTTTACCTAAGAAAGATAATGTTTGTTGATCAATTGGAACACCTTCTCTTCCTTCAATTACAGCTTTAACCCTTTCAATAGTATCTGTTTCTTTAAATTCGTATGAGACGGCGGAATTACCAacttttttaacaaaaatttGCATGCTGTTGTCGtttcaataattataataaaaataataattataattataaaaataaaaattataaaaataataataataataaaaataataataataataataacaataataataaggttttatttattatttattatttatcattaccattgaaaataattataaacctttttctatttttttttttttttaaaattttttaaaaaattactaaaaagagttaatttcatttttttaatttttagtcATTATTAtgtgaaaaataatttttattttttatttttgtgggataataataaaattttttaaattaacttTATCAATAGGCATGATTCATAATTTTTTGTGGTgttggaattaaaaaaaaataaaatgcgAGCGATTACTTTTTgaggttttaaaaaaaaagttgcaAACAACTAACCATTGCCTCATAAATTACTTTTCACcgttttaattcaaaaattataatatctGCAAGATCAACCTAAAAATTTctaacaaaataaaaaattggaaatttttaaaatatttaactcCATTATTTCAGTGATAGAGAGTTTAGGTtacaataaatattattcatCATGAATAATATACCGCgtttaataattcttcatcTGTATTTGATTGTAACCTAAACCCTCTACCCCACTTACAAGTATATCTAACttttaaaatagaaattaattaaaaattaaataattaattaattgaaaaaagagTATCAAGTTAAAGACACTCTATCCGCTacgaataaaataaattttaaaaataaa is a window encoding:
- the ubqO gene encoding hypothetical protein yields the protein MQIFVKKVGNSAVSYEFKETDTIERVKAVIEGREGVPIDQQTLSFLGKKLENGRTLGELKIQPGSTINLSLRLRGGN